In Verrucomicrobiota bacterium, the following are encoded in one genomic region:
- the gatC gene encoding Asp-tRNA(Asn)/Glu-tRNA(Gln) amidotransferase subunit GatC yields MAQDEFDIRYVANLARLKLTGEEQAHLSSQLGSILAYIEQLKKVDVSQVEPTAHPFPRVNVMRPDEITSSLGHEDALRNAPSKAGGLFIVPKIVE; encoded by the coding sequence ATGGCCCAGGACGAATTTGACATTCGCTACGTGGCGAATCTGGCAAGGCTGAAGTTGACCGGCGAGGAGCAAGCCCACCTCTCCTCCCAGTTGGGTTCGATCCTCGCCTACATCGAGCAGCTCAAGAAAGTGGATGTCTCCCAAGTAGAACCCACCGCCCATCCTTTCCCACGCGTGAATGTGATGCGTCCGGATGAGATCACCTCTTCGCTGGGGCATGAGGACGCACTGCGGAACGCGCCTTCCAAGGCCGGAGGGCTTTTTATCGTTCCGAAAATCGTCGAGTAA
- the rpmE gene encoding 50S ribosomal protein L31, with protein MKADIHPRYQDAEIRCACGNVIKTRSTRTSILIGICNVCHPFYTGQQKFVDTAGRVDKFQQRMAKTQAAQEANAAKQTKKKK; from the coding sequence ATGAAAGCTGACATTCATCCGCGCTATCAAGACGCCGAAATCCGTTGCGCCTGCGGCAACGTGATTAAAACGCGCTCCACGCGCACCAGCATCCTGATCGGCATTTGCAACGTCTGCCATCCGTTCTACACCGGGCAGCAGAAATTCGTCGATACGGCTGGACGCGTGGACAAGTTCCAGCAGCGCATGGCGAAGACCCAGGCGGCGCAGGAAGCCAACGCCGCCAAACAGACGAAGAAGAAAAAGTAG
- a CDS encoding HPr family phosphocarrier protein produces MSATSKSTGSVDSIVRVLTVSNKLGIHARPAAQFVKTASRFAAEIHVEKDGERVNGKSIMGLMMLAAGQGSKLTVIAEGGDAAQAVTEIESLLRGKFGED; encoded by the coding sequence ATGAGCGCGACGAGCAAAAGCACCGGCAGCGTCGATTCCATCGTCAGAGTGCTGACGGTGTCCAACAAGCTGGGCATTCACGCCCGGCCGGCCGCGCAATTTGTCAAGACCGCGAGCCGGTTCGCCGCTGAGATCCATGTTGAAAAGGACGGCGAGCGGGTGAATGGAAAGAGCATCATGGGGCTCATGATGCTGGCGGCCGGGCAGGGATCGAAGCTGACGGTCATCGCGGAAGGGGGCGACGCCGCTCAAGCCGTGACCGAGATTGAATCGCTCCTGCGCGGCAAGTTTGGGGAAGATTAA
- a CDS encoding transketolase, which yields MAADTSPSKQLEAPPLKPLPGVSKLAATPNRPPRYSVQIQNRAGQAVTVADPRATRALVALMDVHAVNGGAACHWGGPAAFADMLAALHALMFATAGRPWHEAFNFVNDAGHAENGIYALRSNYGFDGLSFADLKGFRSIDSKLTGHGESHLNPEGVLLSNGPLGSALPQAQGLALADKLAGRDRVTVAIVSDGASMEGEAKESFAAIPGLAGRGKLNPFVMVISDNDTKLSGRITKDAFSMAPTFASLEVLGWKVIKVSSGHDLTACYHAFEEAIETAARQPNQPVCLWFKTIKGYGVKSTEESSSGGHGFPLANGEKIIEFVSEIYGGQPPAELTEWARALRLEWEKKDEAKKAKAAAAASAASAPAPVKTDKVQSGLAKGAIKAAQEGYPVFSVSSDVQGSTGISPFQKGFPDRFVEVGIAEANMISTGAGLSKGGYIPIVDTFGQFGVTKGNLPLTMAALSQAPVIAIFSHVGFQDAADGASHQATTYFAATCAIPHTVVVACSCADEAEALMLQAVRQIAEARKRGEAGESVLFFVGRENYPLWWVEGARYEWGKAQVLREGSDVVIAGCGTLLGKAIEAGRILAEKGVSATVVGVPFVNRVDVETLTPLVRQAQGRLITIEDHQRTGGMGSILSHALSQAGVRHEVRSLAIGGEFGQSAYLADQLYEKHGMSTGRLVETALAWCGRS from the coding sequence ATGGCCGCCGACACGTCTCCCAGCAAACAGCTTGAAGCTCCACCGCTCAAACCCCTCCCCGGTGTTTCCAAACTCGCCGCAACCCCCAATCGCCCCCCTCGATACTCGGTCCAAATCCAGAATCGAGCCGGTCAGGCTGTGACCGTCGCGGATCCACGCGCGACGCGGGCGCTCGTCGCTTTGATGGATGTGCACGCCGTGAATGGTGGCGCCGCGTGTCATTGGGGCGGACCCGCCGCCTTTGCGGACATGCTGGCCGCGCTCCACGCCTTGATGTTCGCCACCGCCGGTCGGCCTTGGCATGAAGCCTTCAACTTTGTCAATGACGCCGGTCATGCCGAAAACGGGATCTACGCGCTGCGGTCCAATTATGGTTTCGACGGCCTGTCCTTTGCCGATCTCAAAGGGTTCCGCAGCATCGACAGCAAACTCACGGGCCACGGCGAATCCCACCTCAATCCCGAGGGCGTGCTTTTAAGCAACGGCCCGCTGGGCTCGGCCCTTCCTCAAGCCCAAGGCCTGGCCTTGGCGGACAAACTCGCGGGACGCGACCGCGTGACGGTGGCCATCGTTTCCGACGGAGCGTCGATGGAAGGGGAGGCGAAAGAATCTTTTGCCGCGATTCCTGGCCTGGCTGGGCGGGGCAAGCTGAACCCCTTCGTCATGGTGATCTCGGACAACGACACCAAACTTTCCGGGCGCATCACCAAGGACGCTTTCTCGATGGCTCCGACGTTTGCCTCCCTCGAAGTGCTGGGATGGAAGGTCATCAAAGTTTCTTCCGGACACGATCTTACCGCGTGTTACCACGCGTTCGAAGAGGCCATCGAAACGGCCGCGCGCCAGCCGAATCAGCCAGTCTGCCTGTGGTTCAAGACGATCAAGGGCTATGGTGTGAAATCGACCGAGGAGAGCTCCTCCGGAGGGCACGGTTTCCCCCTGGCCAATGGGGAAAAAATCATCGAATTCGTCAGCGAGATCTACGGCGGCCAGCCCCCAGCCGAATTGACAGAATGGGCTCGAGCCCTCCGCTTGGAATGGGAGAAGAAGGACGAGGCGAAAAAGGCCAAAGCCGCCGCGGCCGCGTCCGCTGCCTCCGCTCCAGCCCCGGTCAAAACGGACAAGGTTCAATCCGGATTGGCCAAGGGCGCCATCAAGGCCGCCCAGGAAGGCTATCCCGTTTTTTCGGTCTCGTCCGATGTCCAGGGCTCCACCGGGATCAGCCCGTTCCAGAAGGGGTTTCCGGATCGATTTGTGGAGGTCGGCATTGCGGAGGCGAACATGATCAGCACCGGTGCCGGGCTGTCGAAGGGGGGGTATATTCCCATTGTGGATACTTTCGGTCAATTTGGGGTGACCAAAGGCAACCTGCCGCTGACCATGGCGGCGTTGTCTCAGGCGCCGGTGATCGCCATTTTTTCGCATGTCGGGTTCCAGGACGCAGCCGACGGCGCGTCCCATCAAGCCACCACGTATTTCGCCGCGACGTGCGCCATTCCCCACACGGTGGTGGTGGCCTGCTCCTGCGCGGACGAGGCGGAAGCGCTCATGCTTCAAGCGGTGCGACAGATCGCGGAGGCACGGAAACGCGGCGAGGCGGGTGAGAGCGTCCTATTCTTCGTGGGTCGCGAGAATTATCCGTTGTGGTGGGTGGAGGGGGCTCGTTACGAATGGGGCAAGGCACAGGTTCTTCGAGAGGGTTCCGACGTCGTGATCGCGGGATGCGGAACCTTGCTCGGCAAGGCCATCGAGGCAGGCCGGATCCTGGCGGAGAAAGGCGTCTCTGCCACCGTGGTCGGAGTGCCTTTTGTGAATCGAGTGGACGTCGAAACTCTCACCCCTCTGGTGCGGCAAGCCCAGGGCCGGTTGATCACGATCGAGGATCATCAACGGACCGGCGGCATGGGCTCGATCCTTTCGCACGCGCTTTCGCAGGCGGGAGTCCGGCACGAGGTGCGGTCGCTGGCCATCGGCGGGGAATTCGGGCAATCCGCCTACCTGGCGGATCAGCTCTACGAGAAGCACGGAATGAGCACGGGCAGGCTGGTGGAGACCGCGCTCGCCTGGTGCGGGCGATCCTGA
- a CDS encoding cyclic nucleotide-binding domain-containing protein: protein MRKTAGVACARELRRELDPNQAEITLFNEENHLVFSPLLADAVGASLNPLDVVVPLRQLLPGVNCRTQEIVRIDLQGKRVVGKGHGSPDTELAFDHLVIASGQVANMNAVPGMADHAFPLKTVADASVLRAHVLEQLELAEITQDPERKRWHLSFVVVGGGYSGVEAAGEINDLVRSSLRFFRHVRREDVRVSLIHSRGQLLPEIGDALRDFARVKMEGAGVEVLLNARVQMATPEGVGLADGNFIRGATTVCTVGSMPAPILAKLEVGKDKGRLRVEPDLRVQGRNDLWAIGDCATIPNAFDGQPCPPTGQFAERQGKQAAANIARVLRGEPTRPFSFKPLGQLCSIGGHSAVAEVFGCRLSGFLAWFVWRGVYLFKLPSWSRRFKVGFDWAWLLVFARDLSHLKARTTDRVSHAHFEPGDFIVRQGDASANFYVIEKGEVEILKESGSPPKSDMIAVLGPGSFFGEQALVNNSPRIASVRARTAVEVVVMGRNVFDQVSKTLAPLRVAIAQALNRRSQDAWKDQPLAQEIMKRTEVNAILDPAPQPFLAPTATLLEVSEAFVESGNDCFLVSSDGMNLAGIVTMTDLMRAHSTPSDGLQTLGEFMTAQPVALCLGDSCEAAASTFREHKLKTLPVVEKGTRKLAGCVRARRLMAYVLREMRKSRP, encoded by the coding sequence ATGAGGAAAACCGCCGGAGTCGCCTGCGCCAGGGAATTAAGGCGCGAGCTGGATCCGAACCAAGCCGAGATTACCCTGTTCAATGAGGAAAACCATTTGGTTTTCAGTCCTCTCTTGGCGGACGCCGTGGGGGCTTCGCTCAATCCCCTGGATGTCGTGGTCCCCCTCCGCCAGTTGCTGCCGGGCGTGAATTGCCGGACCCAGGAGATCGTTCGCATCGACCTGCAAGGAAAACGGGTCGTGGGTAAAGGACATGGCAGTCCCGACACCGAATTGGCATTCGACCATCTGGTGATTGCCTCGGGCCAGGTGGCCAACATGAATGCGGTGCCGGGCATGGCAGACCACGCGTTTCCGTTGAAGACCGTGGCTGACGCCAGCGTGCTGCGAGCCCATGTGCTCGAACAGCTTGAACTTGCGGAGATCACCCAGGATCCCGAACGGAAGCGCTGGCACTTGTCATTCGTCGTTGTCGGAGGAGGCTACAGCGGCGTGGAGGCGGCCGGCGAAATCAATGACTTGGTGCGCAGCAGCCTTCGCTTCTTCCGGCATGTGCGCCGGGAGGACGTTCGCGTCTCGCTCATCCATTCGCGCGGCCAGTTATTGCCGGAAATCGGAGACGCGCTTCGCGATTTCGCCCGCGTCAAAATGGAGGGCGCTGGAGTCGAGGTTTTGCTCAACGCCCGGGTGCAGATGGCGACTCCTGAAGGGGTGGGGCTCGCCGACGGAAACTTCATCCGGGGCGCCACCACGGTCTGCACCGTGGGCAGCATGCCGGCTCCCATTCTGGCCAAGCTCGAAGTGGGCAAGGACAAGGGCCGCCTGCGCGTTGAACCCGACCTGCGGGTGCAAGGCCGGAACGACCTCTGGGCCATCGGTGATTGCGCCACGATTCCGAATGCGTTTGATGGACAGCCCTGCCCTCCGACCGGCCAGTTCGCGGAGCGGCAAGGAAAACAAGCCGCGGCCAATATCGCTCGTGTCTTGCGAGGAGAACCGACCCGGCCTTTTTCCTTCAAGCCGCTTGGACAGCTCTGTTCGATTGGCGGCCACAGCGCGGTGGCCGAGGTCTTCGGCTGCCGCCTTTCGGGATTCCTGGCTTGGTTCGTCTGGAGGGGCGTGTATCTCTTCAAGCTCCCCTCCTGGTCCCGCCGCTTCAAGGTGGGGTTCGACTGGGCGTGGCTGCTCGTTTTCGCGCGCGATCTCAGCCATTTGAAGGCGCGGACGACGGATCGCGTCTCTCACGCGCACTTCGAGCCGGGGGATTTCATTGTCCGCCAGGGGGACGCTTCGGCTAACTTTTACGTCATTGAAAAAGGCGAAGTGGAGATCCTCAAGGAATCGGGGTCGCCTCCCAAGTCCGACATGATCGCGGTGCTGGGACCGGGCTCGTTTTTCGGAGAGCAGGCGCTGGTCAACAACAGTCCGCGCATCGCGTCGGTGCGCGCGAGGACGGCGGTGGAAGTCGTCGTCATGGGCCGGAATGTTTTCGATCAGGTTTCCAAGACGCTTGCGCCCCTTCGCGTGGCGATTGCCCAGGCGCTGAATCGCCGTTCGCAGGACGCCTGGAAAGACCAACCCCTGGCCCAGGAAATCATGAAACGCACGGAAGTGAATGCGATCCTCGACCCGGCTCCCCAGCCTTTCTTGGCGCCCACCGCCACCCTGCTCGAAGTGAGCGAGGCCTTTGTGGAATCCGGCAACGACTGTTTCCTGGTTTCAAGCGATGGGATGAACCTGGCGGGGATTGTCACCATGACGGATTTGATGCGCGCGCACAGCACGCCATCGGACGGCCTTCAGACATTGGGGGAATTCATGACCGCGCAACCCGTGGCTCTTTGCCTGGGCGACTCCTGCGAAGCCGCGGCCTCGACGTTTCGAGAGCACAAGCTCAAGACGTTGCCGGTGGTCGAAAAAGGCACGCGCAAACTCGCCGGATGCGTGCGCGCACGCCGCCTCATGGCCTATGTGCTCCGGGAAATGCGAAAGTCCAGGCCGTAA
- the prfA gene encoding peptide chain release factor 1, whose amino-acid sequence MDLAPYIEKFQRRYAELESLLSDPKVFDQPQKAQELTREYSRLKELMALAAAYHASIKNLEENREIAAAEPEDSELSAMAREEIALLEIQRSRLELQLQAGILPPDPADSRNTIFEIRAGAGGAESALFAADLARMYTRYAEARGWKVEPIDSSYSDLGGLKEVIFGVTGRDVYKRLKFESGVHRVQRVPATEASGRIHTSTVTVAVLPEAEEVDVEIKPEDLEVTTCRASGPGGQGVNTTDSAVQILHKPSGLIVRCADERSQQKNKAKAFKVLRSRLLDARVAEENAKYAAQRKAQVGTGERNERIRTYNFPQNRVTDHRLELTLYNLPAFIEGDLDAILDPLLARDIEERLANLQL is encoded by the coding sequence ATGGATCTCGCTCCCTACATCGAGAAATTTCAGCGGCGTTACGCCGAGCTTGAATCGCTGCTCAGCGATCCCAAAGTCTTCGACCAGCCGCAAAAGGCCCAGGAGTTGACGCGCGAGTATTCCCGCCTCAAGGAACTCATGGCCCTCGCCGCGGCCTACCACGCCTCGATCAAGAATCTGGAGGAGAACCGGGAGATCGCGGCCGCCGAGCCGGAAGACTCCGAGCTGTCGGCCATGGCCCGGGAGGAAATCGCGCTTTTGGAGATCCAGCGATCGCGGCTCGAACTGCAGTTGCAGGCAGGCATTCTGCCGCCCGATCCCGCCGATTCGCGCAACACCATTTTCGAAATTCGTGCCGGGGCCGGAGGCGCGGAGTCCGCCTTGTTCGCCGCTGATTTGGCGCGTATGTACACCCGCTACGCGGAAGCCCGGGGCTGGAAAGTGGAGCCCATCGATTCGAGTTACTCGGACTTGGGCGGGTTGAAAGAGGTCATCTTTGGGGTGACCGGGCGCGATGTCTACAAGCGGCTGAAGTTTGAGAGCGGGGTTCACCGGGTGCAGCGCGTTCCCGCCACGGAAGCCTCGGGACGCATCCACACCAGCACCGTGACGGTGGCGGTGCTGCCGGAAGCCGAGGAGGTTGATGTGGAGATCAAGCCCGAGGATCTCGAGGTGACCACCTGCCGGGCGTCAGGGCCGGGAGGACAGGGCGTCAACACCACCGACAGCGCCGTGCAAATCCTCCATAAACCCTCCGGCCTGATTGTTCGTTGTGCCGATGAACGATCCCAACAGAAGAACAAGGCCAAGGCATTCAAGGTGCTGCGTTCACGCTTGCTGGACGCGCGGGTGGCCGAGGAAAACGCGAAATACGCGGCCCAGCGCAAAGCCCAGGTCGGCACGGGCGAACGCAACGAACGCATTCGCACCTACAACTTTCCCCAGAATCGGGTGACGGATCACCGCCTCGAACTCACCCTCTATAACCTGCCTGCTTTCATCGAAGGGGACCTGGACGCCATCCTCGATCCGCTCTTGGCCCGGGACATCGAGGAAAGACTGGCGAACTTGCAGCTTTGA
- a CDS encoding HAD-IA family hydrolase, translating into MNCAPKELAGIVFDCDGTLADTMPLHWLAWNATSRKYDLGFTEERFYALGGVPARDIVRMLAEEQGRSLDPLAIAREKENAYLEFMDHVQPIEPVVEIARTYHGRIPLAVASGGTSDIIDLVLRRLGIRGLFAAVVTSEQVRRQKPAPDIFLEAASRIGVDPGRCRGYEDTELGMQAIRAAGMEAVHVDDVLGGRRLPAA; encoded by the coding sequence ATGAACTGCGCTCCAAAGGAACTTGCGGGCATCGTTTTCGATTGCGATGGAACGCTGGCCGACACCATGCCGCTGCACTGGCTTGCGTGGAACGCGACTTCGAGAAAATACGATCTGGGTTTTACGGAGGAGCGGTTTTATGCCCTCGGCGGCGTGCCGGCCCGGGATATCGTGCGCATGCTGGCGGAGGAGCAGGGACGCTCGCTTGACCCTCTGGCCATTGCCCGCGAAAAAGAAAACGCCTATCTCGAGTTCATGGACCACGTTCAACCCATCGAACCCGTGGTCGAAATCGCCCGGACCTATCACGGGCGGATCCCGCTCGCAGTCGCCTCGGGCGGAACCAGCGACATCATCGACTTGGTGTTGCGGCGCTTGGGCATCCGCGGGCTGTTTGCCGCCGTGGTGACCAGCGAACAGGTGCGGCGGCAAAAGCCGGCACCCGACATCTTTTTGGAGGCGGCTTCCCGAATCGGGGTCGACCCCGGCCGCTGCCGCGGCTATGAAGACACCGAACTGGGCATGCAAGCCATTCGCGCGGCGGGGATGGAGGCGGTGCATGTGGATGATGTGCTGGGCGGACGCCGGTTGCCGGCGGCCTGA
- a CDS encoding prepilin-type N-terminal cleavage/methylation domain-containing protein, whose translation MLAPSHNSSTFPRGLRVIRTGRRGSPTFPSPVRSRAGFTLIELLVVIAIIGLLASMMLPSLARAKAKGRDIACRGNVRQIALGLQLHVMDHGYYPVYSVDPSLSLEFKFWPETLEPYTSSNWTNKLYACPDFKGVTASGNQGGSPLGSYGYNANGTKWTPSDLGLGGSMVRATPKEMHEDSSLFRLRESRVVAPSDMMAMGDAHLIWSPKTMTKNVYGVDLPYDNYSGMGLLDINSRNGVEQSGWPGSKGIIKATLKRHGGRYNVAFCDGHVESIKRDDLFSRTDRPLRRWNNDNEPHAELLNRVP comes from the coding sequence ATGCTGGCGCCCTCTCACAATTCCTCGACCTTTCCCCGGGGACTGCGTGTGATCCGGACGGGGCGACGGGGTTCGCCAACATTCCCTTCTCCGGTCCGTTCGCGCGCGGGCTTCACGCTCATCGAATTGCTGGTGGTGATTGCCATCATCGGGCTGCTCGCTTCCATGATGCTGCCCAGTCTGGCGCGGGCCAAAGCCAAAGGCCGGGACATCGCCTGCCGCGGCAACGTTCGCCAAATCGCGCTCGGATTGCAGTTGCATGTGATGGATCACGGTTATTACCCGGTTTACAGCGTGGATCCTTCGTTGAGTTTGGAGTTCAAGTTTTGGCCGGAAACGCTGGAGCCGTACACGTCGTCGAACTGGACCAACAAGCTGTACGCGTGCCCGGATTTCAAAGGCGTCACGGCCAGCGGCAATCAGGGCGGTTCGCCCCTGGGGAGCTACGGTTACAATGCCAACGGCACGAAATGGACCCCGAGCGACCTCGGGCTTGGGGGATCGATGGTGCGGGCGACACCGAAGGAGATGCACGAGGATTCCAGTCTGTTCCGGTTGCGCGAGTCCAGAGTGGTGGCGCCCTCGGACATGATGGCCATGGGAGACGCGCATCTCATCTGGTCTCCCAAGACGATGACCAAGAACGTCTATGGCGTCGATTTGCCGTATGACAATTACAGCGGCATGGGACTGCTCGACATCAATTCACGAAACGGCGTCGAGCAGAGCGGTTGGCCGGGCAGCAAGGGGATCATCAAGGCGACTCTGAAGAGGCATGGCGGCCGCTACAACGTCGCCTTCTGCGACGGTCATGTCGAGAGCATCAAGCGCGATGATCTTTTCAGCCGGACGGATCGTCCGCTGCGGCGTTGGAATAACGACAACGAGCCGCACGCGGAACTGCTGAACCGCGTGCCTTGA
- a CDS encoding radical SAM protein, giving the protein MKTKRIGLIAMSGVRARNPELVAAGLTMPGFVERSEVIASLPSLSLLTLAGMTPDGFELSYHEIADLRGLDTLPMDFDLVALTSLSAQIRDAYQVAAAYRAKGIPVILGGLHATALPDEGVAQVGSVAVGEGELIWPEVLSDLDSGTLKPVYRAPRGESFDLRQAPLPRFDLLDPSRYNRLTVQTSRGCPHRCSLCASSILLTAHYKTKPVAKVMEEIKAIRALWPRPFIEFADDNSFVHRGHAKELLRALARENVPWFTEADVRVADDPELLGLMRDAGCRQVLIGLESPAKDSLDGLEEKANWKWRRRDRYLEAIDRIQSYGITVNGCFILGLDADTESAFDRVFDFVRESSLYEVQVTVLTPFPGTPLYARLKQEGRLIEETAWDACTLFDVNLRPKQMSVARLEAGMVDLIKRLYSAEETRSRRRRFWRHRKGKPGGTASPAGARTSSASAPVPA; this is encoded by the coding sequence ATGAAAACCAAGCGTATTGGACTGATCGCCATGAGCGGAGTGCGGGCCAGGAATCCGGAACTGGTGGCCGCGGGATTGACGATGCCGGGCTTCGTCGAACGGAGCGAAGTCATCGCCTCCCTGCCCAGCCTTTCGCTGCTGACACTGGCGGGGATGACGCCGGACGGGTTCGAACTCAGCTACCATGAGATCGCGGATTTACGAGGGTTGGACACCTTGCCGATGGACTTTGACCTTGTGGCCCTGACATCGTTGTCGGCCCAGATTCGGGATGCTTACCAGGTTGCGGCGGCTTACCGTGCCAAGGGGATTCCCGTCATTCTCGGCGGACTGCATGCGACCGCGCTTCCGGACGAAGGGGTGGCCCAGGTCGGTTCTGTTGCCGTTGGAGAGGGGGAATTGATCTGGCCCGAGGTGCTGTCCGACCTGGATTCGGGAACCCTGAAGCCGGTCTATCGAGCTCCACGAGGGGAGAGTTTCGATCTCCGGCAAGCTCCTCTGCCTCGCTTCGATTTGTTGGATCCTTCGCGTTACAACCGGCTGACGGTGCAAACCAGCCGGGGTTGTCCGCACCGCTGCTCGCTCTGCGCGAGTTCGATCCTTTTGACGGCCCATTACAAGACCAAGCCGGTGGCCAAGGTCATGGAGGAGATCAAGGCCATCCGCGCCTTATGGCCCAGGCCTTTCATTGAGTTTGCGGATGACAATAGTTTTGTGCATCGAGGGCACGCCAAGGAGCTCTTGCGGGCGCTGGCTCGCGAGAATGTGCCGTGGTTTACCGAAGCCGACGTGCGGGTGGCGGACGATCCCGAACTGCTTGGATTGATGAGGGACGCGGGATGCCGGCAGGTCTTGATCGGATTGGAGAGCCCGGCCAAGGACAGCCTGGACGGCCTTGAGGAGAAGGCGAACTGGAAATGGAGACGGCGGGATCGTTATCTCGAAGCCATCGATCGCATTCAATCCTACGGCATCACCGTCAATGGCTGCTTCATTCTGGGCTTGGACGCCGACACCGAGTCGGCGTTCGATCGTGTATTCGACTTCGTCCGAGAATCGTCTCTCTATGAGGTGCAGGTGACGGTGCTGACGCCTTTTCCGGGCACGCCCCTCTATGCGCGGTTGAAGCAGGAAGGGCGGCTGATCGAGGAGACCGCGTGGGATGCCTGCACATTGTTCGATGTCAATTTGCGACCCAAGCAAATGTCCGTGGCGAGGCTGGAAGCCGGGATGGTGGACTTGATCAAGCGGCTTTACTCCGCGGAGGAGACGAGATCGCGCCGACGGCGATTCTGGAGACACCGAAAAGGCAAGCCTGGCGGGACTGCCTCCCCCGCGGGCGCGCGAACATCCTCCGCTTCCGCTCCGGTTCCGGCCTAA
- the gatA gene encoding Asp-tRNA(Asn)/Glu-tRNA(Gln) amidotransferase subunit GatA, with product MLHHLTLSELRARLEKREASSRDIVRDCLAHIRRTEPSIHAFLSWDEQDAMAQADAADREIANGVSHQQKPLLGLPIGLKDVIVARGHPASCASKILQGFVSPYDSTVVSRLREAGAVIIGRLNMDEFAMGSSTENSGFRTTLNPWDTTRIPGGSSGGSAAAVAAHELPATLGSDTGGSIRQPAALCGVVGLKPTYGRVSRYGLIAFASSLDQIGPFSRDTRDAAILLRVISGHDPKDCTSLPEPVPDYEAVLGRDLKGLRVGLAKEFMVGGLDPEVKAAVDAAVKQLQNLGAEVRGVSLPHSEYAVATYYILATAEASANLARFDGIRYGLRVDGADPAQLYSASRGTGFGPEVKRRIILGTYALSSGYYDAYYLRAQKVRTLIRQDFENAFRQVDAIVSPTTPTAAFRVGEKSSDPLQMYLSDIFTISCNLAGNCGVSVPCGWTANPRLPIGLQILCPSFGEETLLRVAHAYEQSNAWHRQFPPLAEGV from the coding sequence ATGCTGCATCATCTGACCTTGAGCGAGTTGCGCGCGCGGCTGGAAAAGAGGGAGGCATCCTCCCGGGACATCGTGCGCGATTGCCTGGCGCACATCCGGAGGACGGAGCCCTCCATCCATGCCTTCTTGAGCTGGGATGAGCAGGACGCAATGGCTCAAGCCGACGCGGCGGATCGGGAGATCGCGAACGGAGTTTCGCACCAGCAGAAGCCCTTGTTGGGCCTGCCGATCGGGTTGAAGGACGTCATCGTCGCCCGCGGACACCCCGCGTCCTGCGCCTCGAAGATTCTGCAGGGGTTTGTCTCGCCCTATGATTCGACGGTGGTGAGCCGGCTGCGGGAAGCGGGCGCCGTGATCATCGGGCGCTTGAACATGGATGAATTCGCCATGGGCAGTTCAACCGAGAACTCGGGTTTCCGGACCACGCTGAATCCATGGGACACGACCCGGATTCCGGGTGGCAGTTCGGGCGGTTCCGCCGCGGCCGTGGCGGCTCATGAGCTGCCCGCCACCCTGGGATCCGACACCGGGGGGTCCATTCGGCAGCCCGCGGCGCTCTGCGGGGTGGTGGGACTCAAGCCCACCTACGGACGCGTTTCGCGCTATGGGTTGATCGCTTTTGCCTCGTCTTTGGATCAGATCGGGCCGTTCAGCCGGGACACCCGCGATGCCGCGATCCTGTTGCGTGTGATCAGCGGTCATGATCCGAAAGATTGCACGAGTCTGCCTGAACCGGTGCCCGACTACGAGGCGGTGCTGGGCCGCGATTTGAAGGGTTTGAGGGTTGGTTTGGCGAAGGAGTTCATGGTGGGCGGGCTGGATCCGGAGGTCAAAGCCGCCGTGGACGCGGCGGTGAAGCAATTGCAGAACCTCGGGGCGGAAGTCCGGGGGGTTTCGCTGCCGCACAGCGAGTACGCCGTTGCGACCTATTACATTTTGGCGACGGCGGAGGCCAGTGCCAACCTCGCGAGATTTGACGGCATCCGCTATGGCCTGCGGGTGGATGGGGCTGATCCCGCCCAATTGTATTCGGCGAGCCGGGGCACCGGATTTGGGCCGGAGGTCAAGCGCCGCATCATCCTGGGGACGTACGCGCTGAGCAGCGGCTATTACGACGCGTATTATCTGCGCGCCCAGAAAGTGCGCACGCTGATCCGTCAGGATTTCGAGAACGCTTTCAGGCAAGTGGATGCCATCGTGTCGCCCACGACGCCGACCGCCGCCTTTCGCGTGGGGGAAAAATCAAGCGACCCGCTGCAAATGTATTTGTCCGATATTTTCACCATTTCCTGTAATTTGGCGGGCAACTGTGGTGTCAGCGTGCCGTGCGGATGGACCGCGAATCCACGGCTGCCGATTGGACTTCAGATCCTCTGCCCTTCATTCGGGGAGGAGACGTTGCTGCGCGTCGCCCACGCCTATGAGCAGAGCAATGCTTGGCACCGCCAATTCCCGCCTCTTGCTGAGGGCGTTTGA